A single region of the Vulgatibacter sp. genome encodes:
- a CDS encoding HAD-IIB family hydrolase translates to MRSLDHCPRPLLGALKGILTDLDGTLTTRGAIEAETYVALNELKAAGMFVAVVTGRPAGWGEMIARTFPVDACIVENGGLTFLRDRKGGLRRRFYIDDERQRVRDRRKLERIVREVIEENPGARLSLDSRYTEVDLAIDWNEDAKLSTDDADRIEAACRARGASAVRSNVHVNVWLGGFDKASACEALLVEEAKARFPRDAERFVFVGDAPNDGPLFARFPLGVGVADIKRHRKSMDALPAYVTHSKGGLGFRELAAAILVAKDLLA, encoded by the coding sequence ATGCGCTCCCTCGATCATTGCCCCCGCCCGCTACTCGGCGCGCTCAAGGGGATCCTCACCGACCTCGACGGCACCCTCACGACCCGGGGGGCGATCGAGGCCGAGACCTACGTCGCCCTGAACGAGCTCAAGGCTGCGGGCATGTTCGTGGCGGTGGTCACCGGCAGGCCCGCCGGCTGGGGCGAGATGATCGCCCGTACCTTTCCCGTCGACGCCTGCATCGTCGAGAACGGCGGCCTCACCTTCCTCCGCGATCGCAAGGGCGGGCTCCGCCGCCGCTTCTACATCGACGACGAGCGGCAGCGCGTCCGCGATCGGCGCAAGCTCGAGCGGATCGTGCGCGAGGTGATCGAGGAGAACCCGGGGGCCCGGCTCTCCCTCGACTCGCGCTACACCGAGGTCGATCTCGCCATCGACTGGAACGAGGACGCGAAGCTCTCGACGGACGACGCCGATCGGATCGAGGCGGCGTGCAGGGCCCGTGGCGCCTCCGCGGTGCGCTCCAACGTGCACGTCAACGTCTGGCTCGGCGGCTTCGACAAGGCGAGCGCCTGCGAGGCGCTCCTCGTCGAGGAGGCGAAGGCGCGCTTTCCCCGGGACGCGGAGCGCTTCGTCTTCGTCGGCGACGCCCCCAACGACGGCCCGCTCTTCGCTCGCTTTCCCCTCGGCGTCGGCGTCGCCGACATCAAGCGCCACCGCAAGTCGATGGATGCGCTCCCCGCCTACGTCACCCACTCGAAGGGTGGCCTCGGCTTCCGCGAGCTGGCAGCAGCCATCCTCGTCGCCAAGGATCTCCTCGCA